One window of the Paenibacillus beijingensis genome contains the following:
- a CDS encoding DUF2269 family protein produces the protein MDILYDILLILHVAAAIVGIGPAFVFPIVGKSAKTGSQLRFVFSLLQKINKFPKTGGITLIVTGILLMVIGKTGLSLLWLNLSLLLFIVIEVIIIGFVEPGMKKVGQLVAASEGEEIPAGYTALTGKIAPLEATVLVLTLIIVVLMVIKPTM, from the coding sequence GTGGATATTTTATATGACATTTTGCTTATCCTGCATGTAGCAGCCGCCATTGTCGGCATCGGCCCCGCTTTTGTGTTTCCGATTGTGGGAAAATCGGCCAAAACGGGGAGTCAGCTCCGGTTCGTGTTCAGCCTCCTTCAAAAAATAAACAAGTTTCCGAAGACCGGAGGCATCACGTTAATCGTTACCGGGATTTTGCTCATGGTGATCGGCAAAACCGGACTATCGCTGCTGTGGCTGAACCTGTCGCTGTTGCTCTTCATTGTGATCGAGGTCATTATTATCGGATTCGTCGAACCTGGCATGAAAAAAGTCGGGCAGCTTGTAGCAGCCAGCGAAGGCGAGGAAATTCCGGCGGGATATACGGCTTTGACGGGCAAAATTGCGCCTTTGGAAGCGACAGTGCTTGTGCTGACGCTGATCATTGTTGTGCTGATGGTCATCAAGCCAACCATGTGA